The following are encoded together in the Streptomyces rapamycinicus NRRL 5491 genome:
- a CDS encoding subtilase-type protease inhibitor, whose translation MRKTTGAIGLGAALAVSAVLGIGTSGAAHAAPAKPQSLYPPSALVLTVGWGADAATTEVQRAVTLSCRPTPTGTHPAPAKACAELRSVGGMFGQLRTGAESGRVCTKEWHPITVTAEGIWDGRRVSYEHTFANNCFKSAAPTMVFEF comes from the coding sequence ATGCGGAAGACTACTGGGGCGATCGGACTGGGAGCCGCACTGGCCGTGAGCGCCGTGCTGGGGATCGGCACGAGCGGCGCGGCACACGCCGCGCCCGCCAAGCCGCAGAGCCTGTATCCGCCGTCCGCGCTGGTCCTGACCGTCGGCTGGGGGGCCGACGCGGCCACGACCGAGGTCCAGCGGGCGGTGACTCTGAGCTGTCGCCCCACCCCCACCGGTACCCACCCGGCCCCCGCCAAGGCATGCGCCGAACTCCGCTCCGTGGGCGGCATGTTCGGCCAGCTGCGGACCGGGGCGGAGTCCGGCCGGGTGTGCACCAAGGAATGGCACCCCATCACCGTCACCGCCGAGGGGATCTGGGACGGCCGCCGGGTGTCGTACGAGCACACCTTCGCGAACAACTGCTTCAAGAGCGCGGCCCCGACGATGGTCTTCGAGTTCTGA